From Streptomyces sp. NBC_01551:
CACCGTCACCGTCGCGATGCGGATCGTCGGCCTGCTGCTCGTCAGCGCCATGATGGTGATCCCGGTCGCGGCCGCGCAGCGCCTGACCCGCGGTTTCGCCGCCACGCTCGGCCTCGGCATGGCGATCAGCCTCACCGTCGCGCTGACCGGCACGGCCGCCACGTACTACATCGACGCGCCGTCGGGCGCCACGATCGTGCTGCTCGCCATCGGCGTCTTCATGGTGATGACGGCCCTGTCCGCCCCGCTCGCCCGGCGCCGGGCGAACGCGGCCCGCGCCGCCGAGCAGATCTGTACCCGTGACGACGTAAAGGTCTAGTTCGGGCCGATCGGTCGCCTGGCACAATGGGCCGAGACCGACACGAGGAGGAACCGGTGGCGACTGCGCCTGGCGAGACCGCGCCAGTACGAGGACGATCCACCCGGCAGCGGGCGGCCGTCGCCGCGGCGCTGGACGAGGTGGACGAGTTCCGCAGCGCCCAGGAGCTGCACGACATGCTCAAGCACCGCGGTGACTCCGTGGGCCTGACCACCGTGTACCGCACCCTCCAGTCGCTCGCCGACGCCGGCGAGGTCGACGTCCTGCGGACCAGCGACGGCGAGTCCGTCTACCGCCGCTGCTCCACTGGGGAGCACCACCACCACCTGGTCTGCCGCAAGTGCGGCAAGGCCGTCGAGGTGGAGGGACCCGCGGTGGAGAAGTGGGCGGAGTCCATCGCGGCCGAGCACGGCTACGTCAACGTCGCGCACACCGTGGAGATCTTCGGCACCTGCGCCGACTGCGCCGCCGCCTCCGCCTAGAGCCGGCGCAGGTTCGCGTCCAGGAGGGCCCGCAGGCCGTCGGCGTCGGCCGGGGCCTGGATGCCCCGCTTGGGCAGGACCGTCATGGCCACCGCCCCCTTGTCGTCGCTCAGCATCACGAACGCGTCGGCCGTCTCCGCGTACGTCGGCTGCGCGGCCCAGCCGATGCGCGTCTCGGAGGACGCCGTCGCCACCAGGACGCCCGAGCCGTCGACGACGGCCCGGGTCTCCCCCGCCTTCTCCAGCAGCCCCCGGAAGGCCCGCGCCTGGAGCCGCGGGCCGAACAGGGTGATCATCCACAGCAGCGCGCCGGCGGCCACGAGGCCCAGCGCCGGGCCGGTGACGGCGCCGTCGGTCACCATCTCCAGCACGCCGACGCCCAGTCCGAACGTCCCGGCGACGGGAAACGCCCAGCGCCTGCGCCGCCCCGCGGCCGTGTGCGCGTCGCGGGCGCGGAGCGCACGCGCGACGTCCGCCGTGGAGGTCCGGTAGACGAGCTCGACCGTCCGCTCGTCCCGCCGAACCGCCTCGTCATTCGTGTTCATGACGGCAGAGCCTACGGTCCGGTCAGCCGGCCGAGCCCTCCGACTGGTTCGGGACGGCGCCGCCGAACCGGCGGTCGCGCTGCGCGTACTCCAGGCAGGCCTGCCAGAGGTTGCGGCGGTCGAAGTCCGGCCAGAGCACGTCCTGGAAGACCATCTCGGCGTACGCGCTCTGCCAGAGCAGGTAGTTGGAGGTGCGCTGCTCGCCGCTCGGGCGCAGGAAGAGGTCCACGTCCGGCATGTCCGGGTAGTACATGTACTTCGCGAAGGTCTTCTCGTTGACCTTCGACGGGTCCAGCCTGCCCGCCGCGACATCGCGGGCGATGGCCTGAGCCGCGTCCGCGATCTCGGCGCGGCCGCCGTAGTTGACGCAGAAGTACAGGGTCATCGCGTCGTTGTCGACGGTCTGCTCCTGCGCGACCTGGAGCTCCTGGACGACCGACTTCCACATCTTCGGCATGCGGCCGACCCAGCGGATCCGGATGCCGAGCTCGTTCATCTCGTCCCGGCGGCGCCGGATGACGTCGCGGTTGAAGTTCATCAGGAAGCGGACCTCGTCGGGCGAGCGCTTCCAGTTCTCCGTCGAGAAGGCGTACAGGGAGAGGTTCTTGACGCCCATCTCCAGGCAGCCCTTGAGCACGTCGAGGACGACGCCCTCGCCGACCTTGTGGCCCTCGGTGCGGGGCAGGCCGCGCTCCTTGGCCCAGCGGCCGTTGCCGTCCATGACGACGGCGACGTGGTTCGGGACCAGTTCGCCGGGGATCTTCGGCGGGCGCTCACCGGACGGGTGCGGCTCGGGAACCTTGTACTCCCGGCGAGAGCGTCCCAGAATCCCGCGTCGTGCCATGTGTCCAGCTCCTATTTCTCGACGTATCGCAGGGAGCGTAGCCCGCGCTCCAGATGCCAGTGCAAATAGGCCGAGACCAGCCCGCTGCCCTCCCGCACGTGACGCGCCTCGCAGGCGTCCGCGTGGCTCCAGTCGCCCGTCAGCAGGGCGCTGAGGAGGGCGATGGCCTCCGATGAGGGTACGACGCTGCCGGGGACGCGGCAGTCGCCGCATATGACACCGCCGGCGGCGACGGAGAAGTGCCGGTTGGGGCCGTGGATCCCGCATTTCGCGCAGTCGTCGAAGCTGGGCGCGTAGCCGTTGACGGCGAGCGAGCGCAGCAGGAAGGCGTCCAGGATCAGGTGCGGTTCGTGCTCGCCCCGGGAGAGGGTGCGCAGGGCGCCGACGAGCAGCAGGTACTGCTGTACGGCGGGCTCGCCCTCGTTCTCGGTGAACCGCTCGGCGGTCTCCAGCATCGCGGTGCCCGCGGTGTACCGGGCGTAGTCGGTGACGATGCCGTTGCCGTAGGGGGCGATGATCTGCGTCTGGGTGCAGAGCGGGAGGCTGCGGCCGATCAGCTCGCTGCCCCGGGCGAAGAACTGCACGTCGGCGTGGGAGAAAGGTTCCAGCCCGGCCCCGAACTTGGACTTCGTACGCCGCACCCCGCGGGCGACGGCCCGGACCCGGCCGTGGCCGCGGGTGAGGAGCGTGATGATGCGGTCCGCCTCACCCAGCTTCTGGGTGCGCAGCACGATGCCGTCGTCGCGGAACAGACTCATGGGCCCATTGTCGCCTGTGCGGGCGCGGCGGCGGCCCTGCGTCCGGACACGGGTCCGGACGCAGGGCCGTCACCCCTTGGGAGGGTCAGGGGGCGGGCGTCGCGGCGTCGTCCGCCTTCTCGGCCGCGGCGCTTTCGCCGTCGGCCTTCTCCGCGTCGGCCGGGGCGGCGGCCGCCTGGGCGGGCAGCGCGGTGGGCGGATCGGCGGGGGCGGCGGCGTGCGGGTCGCCCTTGCCGAGGCCGTTGAAGATCAGGTTCAGTACGATCGCGGCCGTGGCGCCGAGGGTCACACCGCTGTTGAGCAGCGAGGACAGGTCGGCGTCCATGTGGTCCTTGAAGAGCACCGGGACGGTCGCCGGGAGCAGCGCGAAGGCCAGGGAGACGCCCACGACGAGGGCGTTCTTCTCCTCCTTGAGGTCCACCTTGGCCAGGGTCTGGATGCCCGCCAGGGCCACCATCGCGAACATCACCGTCGCCGCGCCGCCGAGCACCCCGTGCGGGACGGCGGCGACGATCGCGGCGGCCTTCGGGATCAGGCCGAGCACGATCATGAAGACGCCCGCGGCGACCACGACGAAGCGGCTCTTGACCTTGGTCATGCGGACCAGGCCGACGTTCTCGGCGAAGGCCACGTACGGGAAGGAGTTGAGGACGCCGCCGAGGGCGGTCGCCGCTCCGTCGGCGCGCAGGGCGCGGGCCACGGTCTCGCTGTCGATCTCCTTGCCCACGATGTCGCCGACGGCGTACGTGTCGCCGGTGGTCTCGACCATGGTGATCAGCATGACGATGAGCATCAGCAGGATCGGGAACCAGGCGAACTTCGGGGCTCCGTAGTGGAACGGGGTGGTCACGCCGATCCAGTCCGAGTTGCCCACGTCGCCGAACTTGGCGTCGCCGAGCAGGAAGGCGACGACGGTGCCGCCGACCAGGCCGAGCAGGATGGAGATGCTGGAGAGGAAGGGCTTGCCGAGCTTCATCAGGACGAGGATGAAGAGCATCGTGCCGCCGGCGTACGCGAAGTTCTTCGGGTCGCCGAAGTCGGGGCTGCCGAGGCCCCCCGCGGCGTCGTTGAGGCCGACGGGGATCAGCACGATGCCGAGGACGGTGATCACCGTGCCGGTGACGACCGGCGGGAAGAGCCGCATGACCGCGCGGAAGGCCTTGGGGGGCAGCCAGGCGAAGGCGAACGTCGCGATGCCGGCCGTGATGACGGCGCCGTAGATGACGAGCAGGCCGGCCGTTCCGCCGCCCGCGCCGAGGCCGATGGCGATCATCGGGGAGACCGCGGTGAAGGTGACGCCCTGGATCAGCGGCAGTCGGGCGCCGATCCGGCCGATGCCCCAGGCCTGCAGGATCGAGGCGATGCCGCAGGTGAGCAGGTCGGCGTTGATCAGGTAGACCAGCTGCTCGGTGGTGAGGCCGAGGGCGCCGCCCACGATGATCGGGACGATCACCGCGCCGGCGTAGAAGGCGAGTACGTGCTGGAAGCCGTACAGCGCGAGCTTGGGGAGGGGGAGCACCTCGTCGACCGGGTGCGTGCTCTGCTCTCCACTGGCGGAAAGCCGGGCGGCGACACGTGCCATCTCTGCCTTGCCCTTCAAGAGGTAGGTAATCGAGAGGAATCTGGTTATCCCTGGTCGGAGTGGGTCGCTATCCCGTTGGTCCGCCAGGGTTGTCAGTGCGATCACGTGAATCGAAGCCCCGCGGTGTTTCCGCCGGCGTCTCGTCGTGTGACCGGAATTGAACGCCTGTGGGCGTGCTCACAGATATCGTCGACTTCCACAAACTGTTGACGTCTGGTGGCCCCAGCGTTGGAGGTTCGCCCAATGGCGGGCGCAGCGGCGACGCCGTATGGGCGCGCGTCGGGTGAACACCCCGCTCCTGCCCCACGAGCGTGAAGCGCCCACGGCCTGACCTGCGCGTACAGGGTTCGCGGCCGTTCGGCCCCGCAAACCCGGGCAGCTGGTTCCGCGTGTCCGGCCGGTGCGTCACATGAGCCCGGAGCGATCAGCTCCACCCCTCGCACGGACGGCACGGCATGCCGGTTCAGGCCCCGTGAGGCCGGATCGTTACCTCGTCCCGGGCTACGCCCCGGTCGCCCGTACCGCCGACAGCAGCCGGGACACCTCGTCCGGGCTCATCCGCAGCGCCGCGCCCACCGTGGCCAGCACCTCGCGCTCGGCCGGGATGTACGGGCCGTCCGCGAGGGCGATCCGGGCGCCCTGGAGCAGGATCGACTCCCGGCCCGGCGCGGCCAGGTGCGGGGCCAGCGGCTCCAGGGCCTCGTGGAGCTCTATCGACAGCGCGGCCCCGCAGCACTCCGGGCCGTCGTACAGGCCGAGCCGACCCTCGTCGGTCGCCAGCGCCTCCACGAGGGACTCCAGCTGCTCCTCCGTGCAGTCCTGGAAGCCCGCCGACCGTACGGCCGACACGGCGCCCTCCAGCGCGCTGCGCGAGGCCGTCCCGCCCGCCGCCAGCACGGCCAGCGCCACGGTGTGCACGGCGTCGCGCAGCAGCGCCGTGAACCGGTGGGTGGTGAGGTGGTCCAGGACCTCGGTGTCGTAGCGCTCCCGGCAGGCCTGGCACTCGACGATCGGCCCGGCCTGTCCGCGCGGCAGCAACGGCACGCCGAGGACCGTGAAGCGCCGCCGCCCGATGCGTCGGCGGTAGTTGCGGTCGCCGCCGCAGTCGGGGCAGAAGAACTCCCCGTCGCCCACGGTGCTCCAGGTGGTACGGATCCCCCAGACCGTCAGCTTCCGGCCGTCCCCACCCCGAACTGGCAGCACGTCGCACCTCCGTCACCAGCCGGCAACATCGCCGGTTTGGCGTGATGTTAGCCACATCGGTGAGGATCCGTCAGTCGTGTGACAAGACAACCTGCGCCACCCGGGGGACTTGGCCGAACTGCGCCCCCGGCGCCCTCCGCTTTTCCCTACGCTCGGCGGCGTGAACGAGAAGTCTTGTCTGGTGACCGGTGCCGCGAGCGGTATCGGCAAGGCCACCGCCCGGTTGCTGGCCCGCTCCGGGGCCCGCGTCACCGCGGCTGACATCGATGGCCCCGGGGTCGAGGAACTGCGTACGGATCTGGCCGCCGAGGGCCTGCGCATCGCCGTCGTGACGGGTGACGTCTCCGATCCGCGGGCCAACCGCGCGATGGTCGACGCGGCCGTGGAGGCGTACGGGAGGCTCGACGTCGCCGTGGCGAACGCCGGGGTGCTGCCCCTTTCGGACGTACGGGAGACCAGCCCCGAGGACTGGGACCGCGTCATGGCGGTCGACGGCCGGGGCATGTTCCTGACCTGCAAGTACGCGATCGAGGCCATGACCTCGCAGGATCCGCCCGGCGGCGCGCTGGTCTGCGTCTCCTCGATCTCCGGGGTGGCCGGGCAGGCCCGGCAGGCGGCCTACGGGCCGGCGAAGTTCGTGGCGTCGGGACTGACCAAGCACCTGGCGGTGGAGTGGGCGGCTCACGGGATCCGGGTCAACGCGGTGGCCCCGGGAACCATCCGGACGGAGCGGGTGGTGGCGCTGCGCGACGAGCCGGGCGGCCCGGAGTACCTCGAAGAGGTGACCGCCGCGCACCCGATGGGGCGGCTCGGCGAGCCGGAGGAGGTGGCCCGGGTCATCGCCTTCCTCGCCTCGGACGCCGCCTCCTTCGTGACCGGGGTGGTGCTCCCGGTGGACGGCGGCTACCTGGCCCGCTGAACCCGGGAACGACGCGGCCCCCGCCCCTGCGCGAGGAGGGACGGGGGCCACGGACGAGCGGTCAGCGGCCCGCGCGGTTGACGGCGGAGATGACCGCCTTCAGGGAGGCGCGGGTGGTGTTGGCGTCGATGCCGATGCCCCACAGGACGCGGCCGTCGATCGCGCACTCGATGTACGAGGCGGCCACGGCGGAGGCGCCCTCGCTCATCGTGTGCTCGGTGTAGTCCAGCAGGCGGGCGTCGACGCCGATGCCGGCCAGCGCGTCGAAGAACGCGGAGATCGGGCCGTTGCCGGTGCCGTTCAGGACCGTCTCCACGCCGTCCACGACCGCCTCGACGGTCAGCGTGTCCGTACCGTCCTTGTCGGTGGCCGTCGAGCCCGAGCGCAGCTGGATGCGGCCCCACGGGTTCTCGGGGTTGGGCAGGTACTCGTCCGCGAACACGTCCCAGATCGCCTTCGGCGTGACCTCGCCGCCCTCGGCGTCGGTCTTGGCCTGGATGATCCGCGAGAACTCGATCTGCATGCGGCGCGGCAGGTCCAGCTTGTGGTCGTTCTTCAGGACGTACGCGATGCCGCCCTTGCCGGACTGCGAGTTGACCCGGATGACCGCCTCGTACGAGCGGCCGACATCCTTCGGGTCGATCGGCAGGTACGGGACCGCCCACTCGATGTCGTCGACGGTCTTGCCGGCGGCGGCCGCGTCGGCCTCCATGGCGTCGAAGCCCTTCTTGATGGCGTCCTGGTGGGAGCCGGAGAAGGCGGTGTAGACCAGGTCGCCCGCGTAGGGGTGGCGCGGGTGGACCTCCATCTGGTTGCAGTACTCGCTGGTGCGACGGATCTCGTCGATCTGCGAGAAGTCGATCTGCGGGTCGATGCCCTGCGAGAACAGGTTCATGCCCAGGGTGATCAGGTCCACGTTGCCGGTGCGCTCGCCCTGCCCGAACAGGCAGCCCTCGATGCGGTCGGCGCCGGCCATCAGGGCCAGCTCGGCGGCGGCCACGGCGGTGCCGCGGTCGTTGTGGGGATGAACGGAGATGCAGATGTGCTCGCGGCGGGTCAGGTTGCGGGCCATCCACTCGAAGCGGTCCGCGTGCGTGGACGGCGTCGAGCGCTCCACGGTGGCGGGCAGGTTCAGGATGATCTCGCGGCCCTCGGACGGCTGCCAGACGTCACAGACCGCCTCGCAGACCTCCAGGGCGAAGTCCAGCTCGGTGTCGGTGAAGATCTCCGGGCTGTACTGGTAGCCGAAGGTGGTCTCGGGACCCAGCAGCTTCTCGGCGTACTCCATGACCAGGCGGGTGCCGTCGACGGCGATCTGCTTGATCTGCTCCTTGGAGCCGCGGAAGACGACCCGGCGGAAGGTCGGGGCGGTCGCGTTGTACAGGTGCACGGTCGCGCGCCTGGCGCCGACCAGCGATTCCACGGTGCGCTCGATCAGGTCCTCGCGGGCCTGGGTCAGTACGGAGATGGTGACGTCGTCCGGGATCGCGCCCTCTTCGATGATGGAGCGCACGAAGGCGAAGTCGGTCTCGCCGGAGGAGGGGAAGCCGACCTCGATCTCCTTGTAGCCCATGCGCACCAGCAGGTCGAACATCTCGCGCTTGCGGGCGGGGGTCATCGGGTCGATCAGCGACTGGTTGCCGTCGCGCAGGTCGGTGGAGAGCCAGCGGGGGGCCTTGGTGACGCGGGCGTCCGGCCAGGTGCGGTCCGGGATGTCCACCTGCTCGTAGGAGCCGTACTTGTGGATCGGCATCCCGGAGGTCTTCTGGGTGTGGGTCGCGTTGGTGATGGGCGTGGGGCGACCGACAAAAGGCTGCTGGCTCATGGCGTTGGGCTCCTCGCGTGTCCGCGTGTAGTTCGCTGGGACGGCCGACGGCGGTAGTGAAAACCGCAACACCAAACTCCGCGGGGAGGGGGCCGGCCTACGACTACAGACCCTCGCCGCGGCAGCTAAGGAGAAGCAGCCCGAAACGCATGATGGACCGAGCCTAGCCGAGCCGCGCCGTAACGCGAGGACCTGTTTCAGTATGCAAGACCCGGGTGTCCGATTTGTAACGAATGTGAGCTACGCCTCCTTCTTGCCGAGAGGTCCGGGCGATCCGTCAACGCCACGAGGCCGCTTTCAGACAACCGAATGAATCATGGTCACCAGTAGTGACATCAGCATGACCGAATGCGACATTTCCCGGCATGGATGCCTCCCACGCCCCCACGCACCCCCACCGCCACCCCGTGTTCTGCACCGTCGTGCCGCCGCACCTCCTCGACAAGATCGCCCAGTCCGAGGACACCCGGCGCGCCGACGCCGCCCAGCGCACCCTCGAACAGGACTCCCTGCTGCGCACCAGGCGCCGGGTCACCACCGTCCGGGGCATCGCCCCGGCGCTGGGCACCCCCGTCGGGGACGACCCCCGCCGGACCGTCTACGACGCCGAGCACCGCACCCGGCTGCCCGGGAAGAAGGTGCGCGCGGAGGGCGACGCGGCGCACAAGGACGCCACCGTCAACCGCGCCTACGCCGGGCTCGGAGCCACGTACGAGCTGTTCCTCAAGGGCTTCGGGCGGCACTCGATCGACGACGCCGGGCTGGCGCTGGACGCGACCGTGCACTACGGCGAGGACTACAACAACGCCTTCTGGGACGGCCAGCAGATGGTGTTCGGCGACGGGGACGGGGACCTGTTCCTCGACTTCACGGTGTCGGTGGACGTGATCGGGCACGAACTCGCCCACGGGGTCACCCAGTACTCGGCCAACCTCGTCTACCGGGGTCAGTCGGGTGCGCTCAACGAGTCGATGTCCGACGTGTTCGGCTCCCTGATCAAGCAGTACTCCCTCGGCCAGAGCGCCGACCAGGCGGACTGGCTGATCGGCGCCGGGCTCCTCGGCCCCAACGTCACCGGGGTCGCGCTGCGCTCGATGAAGGCGCCCGGGACGGCGTACGACGACGACGAGCTCGGCAAGGACCCGCAGCCGGCCACCATGGACGACTACGTCGACACCTACAGCGACAACGGCGGGGTGCACATCAACTCCGGCATCCCCAACCACGCCTTCTACGTGGTGGCGACGGAGCTGGGCGGCAAGGCCTGGGAGCGCGCCGGGCAGATCTGGTACGACACCCTGACGGGCGGGGAGCTCTCCTCGAAGGCGACGTTCAAGGACTTCGCCCGGCTGTCGCTCGCGGCGGCCGTCGCGCGCTACGGGGACGGCGGAGCGGAACACCAGGCGCTCCAGAAGGCGTGGTCGACGGTGGGTGTGCCGACCGCCTAGGGGCGGGGTAGACAGCCCCCATGCGGATTCTGGTGGTACGTACGGGAGGGTTCACGGGCATCGAGCGCCGGGTCGAGGTGGACACCTCGGGCCGGCCCGACGAGGACGAGTGGCGGGCCCTGGCGCAGCTGGCGCTGCGGCCCGGCCCGCCCGGGGGCGAGGCGCACCGGGTGCGGGACGGGTTCTCGTACCGGATCACGGTGGACGGCCGGACGGTGTCCTGCGCGGAGCCGAACCTGTCGGACGCGCAGCGGTCGCTGATCTCGCGGGTGCTGAAGGAGGGTGCGTAGGGAGCCCGGGCGGCGGGGCCCCTCGGCCCGGACCGGCCCCTCGGCCCGGGCGGCCGTGAAAGCAGGTGACCGCGCCGGGCGGCTTTGCTTGTATGACCGGATGACCAAGATCTTGGAATTGCTGGAGCGGTACTACGACGCGGTACCGCGCGTGGGCGGGGCACGGGGCGAGGACTTCGGGGCGCTGACCCTGTTCGTGCAGGAAGGCGACGGCTGGCCGTACTACGCCCGGCCCGCGCTCGGCGGGCCGGACGCCGAGGCGGCCGACGTGGAGCGGGTCCTGGCCCGCCAGCGGGAGCTGGGCGTCCCGGAGTCCTTCGAATGGGTGGCCGAAACCAGCCCCTCCCTGCGGGCCGCCGTGGAGGCGGCGGGGCTGCACGTCCACGAGCACCCGCTGATGGTGCTGGACCCGGCGGCGCAGCCGCTCGCACCGCATCCGGACGTGACGCTGCTGGGCGCCGACGACCCGCTGCTCGCGGCGGCGGTGGCCGTGCCGATGCTGGCCTTCGCGAACCCCGGGACGGCGCGCGGCGAGGCCGGTCCGGCCGAACTGGCGGTGGCGGTGACGGACCCGTCGGTGGAGGCGCGCCGGGCCATGGTGGCGGGGAAGCTCACGGAGGGCACCACGGGCATGGCGGCGGCCGCGCGGGACGGGGTGGTGCTGTGCTCCGGCCAGTACAACCCGGTCGGCGAGGTCGCCGAGGTCGTCGCCGTCGGCACGCTGCCCGCGGCCCGTCGCCAGGGCCTGGCGCTCGGCGTGACGGCGGCCCTGGTCGCGGACGCCCTGGCCCGCGGCGCGGCGACGGTGTTCCTGACGGCGGGCGACGAGGACGTGGCCCGCGTCTACGGCCGCGTCGGCTTCCGCCGGGTGGCGACGGCCCTGATCGCGGAGCCGCCGGAGCGGCCCTGACCGGTGTTGCCGGAACGGCAAGAATTGTTGCCCGTGCGGGACGGGCGGGCGGAGCATCGACGGCACAGGCACCGCACCCGGTGCGCGAACAGGGAGAGGCCCCGATGTCCGAGCAGCGCACGCACGACCACCGGCACCCGCACGGCCACGACCACAGCCACGGGCCCGGCCCCGGCCACGCCGCCCACTCGCCCGCCCGCGCGGGCGAGGAGTTCTGGAACGCCCGCTACCAGGAGACCGACCGGATCTGGAGCGGCGAGGCCAACGCCATGCTGGTGCACGAGGTGTCCGGCCTGGCCCCGGGCCGGGCCCTGGACCTCGGCTGCGGGGAGGGCGGCGACGCGGTGTGGCTGGCCCGCCTCGGGTGGACCGTGACCGGGACCGACATCTCCGGGGTCGCCCTCGGCCGGGCCGCCGAGCACGCGGCGGACGCCGGGGTCGCGGACCGCGTCACCCTGGAGCGGCACGACCTGACCGAGTCCTTCCCGGAGGGGGAGTTCGACCTGGTCTCGGCGTGCTTCCTGCACAACTACGGGGACTTCCCACGCGACCGCGTCCTGCGCGCCGCCGCCTCGGCCGTGGCGCCGGGCGGCACGCTGCTGGTCGTCGGCCACGCGGGCTGGGCGCCCTGGCAGGAGGACCGCGAGGAGGCGTACTTCCCCACGCCGCAGGACGTCGTCGCGCAGCTGGAGCCGGTCACGGCGGGCTGGGAGGTGCTGCGGGCCGAGGAGACCGAGCGGGTCCAGAACCAGCCGGACGGCACGCCCGGTACCCGTACGGACAACGTGGTGCGGCTGCGCCGTCCCGCGTAGCGGGTGGGCCGGCCCGGTCCCCGGCCGGTCTCCCGCGCGGGGGACCGGCCTGGTGGACCGGCCGGTGGACCGGCCGCCGTGGAACCTGGAACCCGCGTCAGAAGCCGAGCTTGCGGAGCTGCTTGGGGTCGCGCTGCCAGTCCTTGGCGACCTTCACGTGCAGGTCGAGGAAGACCGGGGTGCCGAGCAGCGCCTCGATGTGCTTGCGCGACTTCATCCCGACCTCCTTCAGGCGGGCGCCCTTCGGGCCGATGATGATGCCCTTCTGGCTGGGCCGCTCGATGTAGACGTTCGCGTGGATGTCCAGCAGCGGGCGGTCCGCCGGGCGGTTCTCCCGGGGGATCATCTCCTCGACCACGACGGCGATGGAGTGCGGGAGTTCGTCCCGTACGCCCTCCAGCGCGGCCTCGCGGATCAGCTCCGCGACCATCACCATCTCGGGCTCGTCGGTGAGGTCGCCCTCCGGGTACAGCGGCGGGCTCTCCGGCAGCAGCGGCGCGATCAGGTCGGCCAGCAGCTGGACCTGGGTGTCGCCGACCGCCGAGACGGGGACGATCTCGGCCCACTCGAAGCCCAGCTCGGCGCCGAGCTGGTGGACGGCGAGGAGCTGCTCGGCCAGCTGCTTGGACTCGACCAGGTCGGTCTTGGTGATGATGGCGATCTTGGGGGTCTTCTTGATCCCCGCGAGCTCCTTGGCGATGAACTTGTCACCGGGACCGAGCTTCTGGTCGGCCGGCAGGCAGAAGCCGATGACGTCGACCTCGGCCCAGGTGGTCCGGACGACGTCGTTCAGGCGCTCGCCGAGCAGCGTGCGCGGCTTGTGCAGACCCGGGGTGTCGACCAGCACGAGCTGGGCGTCGGGGCGGTGCACGATGCC
This genomic window contains:
- a CDS encoding protealysin inhibitor emfourin — encoded protein: MRILVVRTGGFTGIERRVEVDTSGRPDEDEWRALAQLALRPGPPGGEAHRVRDGFSYRITVDGRTVSCAEPNLSDAQRSLISRVLKEGA
- a CDS encoding GNAT family N-acetyltransferase, with the translated sequence MTKILELLERYYDAVPRVGGARGEDFGALTLFVQEGDGWPYYARPALGGPDAEAADVERVLARQRELGVPESFEWVAETSPSLRAAVEAAGLHVHEHPLMVLDPAAQPLAPHPDVTLLGADDPLLAAAVAVPMLAFANPGTARGEAGPAELAVAVTDPSVEARRAMVAGKLTEGTTGMAAAARDGVVLCSGQYNPVGEVAEVVAVGTLPAARRQGLALGVTAALVADALARGAATVFLTAGDEDVARVYGRVGFRRVATALIAEPPERP
- a CDS encoding cyclopropane-fatty-acyl-phospholipid synthase family protein, producing the protein MSEQRTHDHRHPHGHDHSHGPGPGHAAHSPARAGEEFWNARYQETDRIWSGEANAMLVHEVSGLAPGRALDLGCGEGGDAVWLARLGWTVTGTDISGVALGRAAEHAADAGVADRVTLERHDLTESFPEGEFDLVSACFLHNYGDFPRDRVLRAAASAVAPGGTLLVVGHAGWAPWQEDREEAYFPTPQDVVAQLEPVTAGWEVLRAEETERVQNQPDGTPGTRTDNVVRLRRPA
- the era gene encoding GTPase Era; the encoded protein is MARMSDRSPEPTAPHRAGFACFVGRPNAGKSTLTNALVGTKVAITSNRPQTTRHTVRGIVHRPDAQLVLVDTPGLHKPRTLLGERLNDVVRTTWAEVDVIGFCLPADQKLGPGDKFIAKELAGIKKTPKIAIITKTDLVESKQLAEQLLAVHQLGAELGFEWAEIVPVSAVGDTQVQLLADLIAPLLPESPPLYPEGDLTDEPEMVMVAELIREAALEGVRDELPHSIAVVVEEMIPRENRPADRPLLDIHANVYIERPSQKGIIIGPKGARLKEVGMKSRKHIEALLGTPVFLDLHVKVAKDWQRDPKQLRKLGF